The following are encoded in a window of Actinomyces oris genomic DNA:
- a CDS encoding ABC transporter ATP-binding protein gives MSPTASDTSTSTGLSVRGLAVTYGDLHAVDGVDLEVAAGEVVALLGASGSGKSSLLRAVAGLEDVAAGEVAWDGRSMVRVPVHKRGFGLMFQDGQLFEHRDVGSNIAYGLTDLPRAQRGERVREMLELVGLPGFERRRVTTLSGGQAQRVALARALAPAPRLLLLDEPLSALDRALREQLATDVRTILRRGGTTALYVTHDQDEAMTVADRVGVMEAGRLLRLDTPQRLWADPASSKVARFLGFDVVGDLALAPGALRVVEAAEGEPGEPGERGSSVQAEAPATAETLPATLPATLPATVLASRLRRGQWEAEVELDPERLAGLVGSDGPAEPSGVEADAAAGREPARATRATALTRRPHASGARVTLSLDSARTARL, from the coding sequence ATGAGCCCGACTGCCAGTGACACCAGTACTTCGACGGGCCTGTCCGTGCGCGGGCTCGCCGTGACCTACGGGGACCTGCACGCCGTCGACGGCGTCGACCTGGAGGTGGCCGCCGGGGAGGTCGTCGCCCTCCTGGGGGCCTCGGGCTCGGGCAAGTCCTCCCTGCTGCGCGCGGTGGCCGGCCTGGAGGATGTGGCCGCCGGCGAGGTCGCTTGGGACGGGCGGAGCATGGTGCGCGTGCCCGTCCACAAGCGCGGCTTCGGCCTCATGTTCCAGGACGGCCAGCTCTTCGAGCACCGCGACGTCGGCAGCAATATCGCCTACGGGCTCACCGACCTGCCGCGCGCCCAACGGGGCGAGCGGGTGCGCGAGATGCTCGAGCTCGTCGGCCTGCCCGGCTTCGAGCGGCGACGCGTGACGACCCTGTCCGGCGGTCAGGCCCAGCGGGTGGCCCTGGCCCGGGCGCTGGCCCCGGCGCCGAGGCTCCTCCTGCTGGACGAGCCCCTGTCCGCCCTGGACCGGGCCCTGCGCGAGCAGCTGGCCACCGACGTGCGCACCATCCTGCGTCGGGGCGGTACGACGGCGCTCTACGTCACCCACGACCAGGACGAGGCCATGACCGTGGCCGACCGGGTCGGCGTTATGGAGGCTGGCCGCCTCCTGCGCCTGGACACGCCCCAGCGCCTGTGGGCCGACCCCGCAAGCAGCAAGGTGGCGCGGTTCCTGGGCTTCGACGTCGTCGGCGACCTTGCCCTCGCCCCCGGCGCGCTGCGCGTGGTGGAGGCCGCTGAGGGGGAGCCCGGGGAACCGGGGGAGCGGGGCAGCTCCGTGCAGGCGGAGGCGCCGGCGACAGCGGAGACCCTGCCGGCCACCCTGCCGGCCACTCTGCCGGCCACCGTGCTGGCCTCGCGGCTGCGTCGCGGCCAGTGGGAGGCCGAGGTCGAGCTCGACCCCGAGCGGCTCGCCGGGCTGGTGGGGTCGGACGGGCCGGCTGAGCCGTCCGGCGTCGAGGCTGATGCGGCGGCGGGTCGTGAGCCGGCCCGTGCTACCCGTGCTACCGCCCTGACCCGGCGCCCCCACGCGTCCGGGGCGCGCGTCACCCTGAGTCTCGACTCCGCCCGCACCGCCCGGCTGTAA